The Humulus lupulus chromosome 4, drHumLupu1.1, whole genome shotgun sequence genome has a window encoding:
- the LOC133828973 gene encoding glyceraldehyde-3-phosphate dehydrogenase GAPCP2, chloroplastic-like, with the protein MFKYDSTHGLFKGSIKVVDDSTLEINGKQIKVVSKRDPAEIPWGDYGAEYVVESSGVFTTIEKASAHKKGGAKKVVLSAPSVDSPMFVVGVNEQTYKPNMDIVSNASCTTNCLAPLAKVDCYLFLLFLFWFLL; encoded by the exons ATGTTTAAATATGACTCTACTCATGGATTATTCAAAGGAAGCATTAAGGTTGTAGATGATTCAACCTTAGAAATCAATGGGAAGCAGATTAAGGTTGTGAGTAAAAG GGACCCTGCTGAGATTCCTTGGGGTGATTATGGAGCTGAGTATGTTGTTGAATCTTCCGGTGTTTTCACAACAATTGAAAAAGCTTCAGCACATAAGAAG GGTGGAGCCAAGAAAGTAGTTTTATCAGCTCCATCAGTTGATTCTCCCATGTTTGTGGTTGGAGTAAATGAGCAGACATACAAGCCAAACATGGACATTGTTTCAAATGCAAGCTGTACTACCAACTGTCTTGCTCCTCTTGCTAAGGTCGATTGCTACttgtttttattgtttttgttttggttcttgttgtag
- the LOC133828974 gene encoding probable UDP-N-acetylglucosamine--peptide N-acetylglucosaminyltransferase SEC, whose amino-acid sequence MANAWKEKGNIDVAIRYYLIAIELRPNFADAWSNLASVYMHKGQFNEVAQCCRQALALNPRLVDAHINLGNLMKAQGLVQEERSEPDGFSHATGYDCNS is encoded by the exons ATGGCAAATGCTTGGAAG GAGAAGGGCAACATTGATGTTGCAATCCGCTACTATTTAATTGCTATCGAG CTCCGACCAAATTTTGCTGATGCATGGTCAAATTTAGCAAGTGTATATATGCATAAAGGGCAGTTTAACGAGGTAGCTCAATGTTGTCGCCAGGCTCTTGCACTGAATCCACGTTTG GTTGATGCACACATTAATCTTGGGAATTTGATGAAAGCTCAAGGATTAGTTCAAGAG GAACGTTCTGAGCCTGATGGCTTCAGCCATGCCACAGGCTATGACTGTAACTCCTGA
- the LOC133832188 gene encoding uncharacterized protein LOC133832188 gives MVKNIEVAVRQNNAKDLALDHAIHMLLAGEAVFLGFQHYILALGTAVMIPSFLVPYMGGTDGDKVRVVQTLLFIEGINTLLQTLFGTRLPTVIRGSYAFMVPIISIIHDSSLASIEDPHIAVCFALMGIGSSFHAQETASIDEDFSDLELLQFFRIQGLDKSGNRIFRIVGKYFPAPIVSADRLKRYIVQKLCSELPEGPFSIVYMHSTVQKEDNSPGITILRWIYEDLPSDFKDRLQFVYFVHPGLRSQLVFATLGRFFLSGGLYWKIKYVSRLQYLWDDVKKEDIEISEFVKSHDDFLEHRPLTDYGIEPDPLHLTEVPAMACSYGRYEERWASRHDMS, from the exons ATGGTTAAAAATATAGAAGTGGCTGTTAGACAAAATAATGCGAAAGACTTGGCACTTGATCATGCTATACATATGTTGCTCGCTG ggGAGGCAGTATTTCTGGGTTTTCAGCACTACATTTTGGCCCTTGGAACTGCAGTGATGATCCCTTCTTTCCTTGTTCCTTACATGGGTGGTACTGAT GGTGATAAAGTCAGAGTAGTACAGACTCTACTGTTTATTGAAGGAATTAACACACTTCTTCAAACTCTCTTTGGAACCAGACTGCCTACTGTTATTAGAGGGTCTTATGCATTCATGGTCCCTATTATATCTATCATTCATGATTCATCATTGGCTAGTATTGAGGACCCTCATATC GCGGTGTGTTTTGCTTTAATGGGCATTGGCAGCTCATTTCATGCTCAAGAAACTGCT TCAATCGACGAGGATTTCTCCGACCTTGAACTTTTGCAGTTCTTTCGTATCCAAGGTCTCGACAAGTCCGGCAATCGAATTTTTCGCATCGTCGGAAAGTACTTTCCCG CTCCAATTGTGAGCGCAGATCGTTTGAAGAGGTATATTGTTCAAAAGCTATGCAGTGAATTGCCTGAAGGGCCATTCTCCATTGTTTACATGCATAGTACTGTCCAGAAAGAGGATAACTCCCCTGGGATCACTATCTTGAGGTGGATTTATGAAGACCTTCCTTCTGATTTCAAAGACAGGCTTCAATTTGTCTACTTTGTTCATCCTGGGCTTCGCTCGCAGCTTGTATTTGCTACCCTCGGGCGATTCTTCCTAAGTGGAGG TCTGTATTGGAAGATCAAGTACGTGAGTCGTTTGCAGTACCTTTGGGATGATGTAAAGAAGGAAGACATTGAAATTTCTGAATTTGTGAAATCTCATGATGATTTTCTGGAACACAGACCACTAACAGATTATGGTATTGAACCAGACCCTCTTCACTTAACTGAGGTTCCTGCCATGGCTTGCTCATATGGGAGATATGAAGAGAGATGGGCATCAAGACATGATATGTCCTAG